The Betta splendens chromosome 4, fBetSpl5.4, whole genome shotgun sequence genome contains a region encoding:
- the LOC114853441 gene encoding coiled-coil domain-containing protein 106-like isoform X2, with protein sequence MQFRTTHPAVLCQVETLPPRVLLTITKLQCLLESKQERIAALERQVEDLMQDRKFLRSQIENLTSTRSMATFASPTPVMEAPKPSRVQPSENKSRKREKASSSSSDGSDSNSEFSDSSEASAVSSEHRKKKHHKDKKRSKKGKDYSRKRATGVQYVIHRYKQVLSAFIKKKSMSEAFRHLGIDRNTIANTASIAELYLAGKDMVPLVGMFRQGEETLVSYAQRCTLVIDSDADLARRIEQMKASGELLPISGKRSRMSASHPPLLGAAAESILIG encoded by the exons ATGCAGTTCAGGACAACACACCCAGCAGTGCTATGCCAG GTCGAGACCCTGCCCCCTAGGGTGCTGCTGACCATCACCAAGCTGCAGTGCCTGCTGGAGAGCAAACAGGAGCGCATCGCTGCACTGGAGAGACAGGTGGAGGACTTGATGCAGGACCGCAAGTTCCTGAGGAGCCAGATCGAAAACCTCACAAGCACTCGGTCCATGGCGACGTTTGCCTCACCCACTCCAGTGATGGAAG CCCCTAAGCCCAGCAGGGTGCAGCCGTCAGAAAACAAGTCTCGGAAGAGAGAAAAAGCTTCATCCAGCTCCTCTGATGGCAGCGACAGCAACTCCGAGTTTTCAGACTCCTCCGAAGCTTCAGCGGTGTCAAGTGAacacaggaaaaagaaacaccATAAAGACAAGAAACGGTCAAAGAAGGGGAAAGACTACAGCAGGAAAAGAG CGACCGGTGTCCAGTACGTCATCCACCGCTATAAACAGGTCCTGTCTGCTTTCATCAAGAAGAAAAGCATGAGTGAAGCCTTTCGACACCTGGGCATCGACCGCAACACCATCGCCAACACGGCTTCCATCGCTGAGTTGTACCTGGCCGGCAAAGACATGGTGCCGCTGGTGGGCATGTTTCGACAGGGGGAAGAGACTCTGGTGAGCTATGCACAAAGGTGCACCTTGGTCATCGACAGTGACGCTGACCTGGCCAGGAGGATAGAGCAGATGAAGGCTAGTGGTGAGCTTCTGCCCATCTCAGGGAAGAGGTCGAGGATGTCGGCCTCCCATCCACCACTGCTGggggctgctgcagagagcaTTTTAATAGGCTGA
- the LOC114853441 gene encoding coiled-coil domain-containing protein 106-like isoform X1, with the protein MSSVWQQEQSGYSPCVEIDSSSVATKGRLSCPGWLKQEQDDLHVIKWENFQMGASTDAVQDNTPSSAMPAASQVETLPPRVLLTITKLQCLLESKQERIAALERQVEDLMQDRKFLRSQIENLTSTRSMATFASPTPVMEAPKPSRVQPSENKSRKREKASSSSSDGSDSNSEFSDSSEASAVSSEHRKKKHHKDKKRSKKGKDYSRKRATGVQYVIHRYKQVLSAFIKKKSMSEAFRHLGIDRNTIANTASIAELYLAGKDMVPLVGMFRQGEETLVSYAQRCTLVIDSDADLARRIEQMKASGELLPISGKRSRMSASHPPLLGAAAESILIG; encoded by the exons ATGTCGTCCGTGTGGCAGCAGGAGCAGTCGGGTTATTCCCCCTGCGTAGAGATCGACTCCAGCTCTGTGGCGACCAAGGGCAGACTCAGCTGTCCAGGctggctgaagcaggagcaagACGACCTCCACGTGATCAAGTGGGAGAACTTTCAGATGGGAGCGTCGACGGATGCAGTTCAGGACAACACACCCAGCAGTGCTATGCCAG ctgcctcacagGTCGAGACCCTGCCCCCTAGGGTGCTGCTGACCATCACCAAGCTGCAGTGCCTGCTGGAGAGCAAACAGGAGCGCATCGCTGCACTGGAGAGACAGGTGGAGGACTTGATGCAGGACCGCAAGTTCCTGAGGAGCCAGATCGAAAACCTCACAAGCACTCGGTCCATGGCGACGTTTGCCTCACCCACTCCAGTGATGGAAG CCCCTAAGCCCAGCAGGGTGCAGCCGTCAGAAAACAAGTCTCGGAAGAGAGAAAAAGCTTCATCCAGCTCCTCTGATGGCAGCGACAGCAACTCCGAGTTTTCAGACTCCTCCGAAGCTTCAGCGGTGTCAAGTGAacacaggaaaaagaaacaccATAAAGACAAGAAACGGTCAAAGAAGGGGAAAGACTACAGCAGGAAAAGAG CGACCGGTGTCCAGTACGTCATCCACCGCTATAAACAGGTCCTGTCTGCTTTCATCAAGAAGAAAAGCATGAGTGAAGCCTTTCGACACCTGGGCATCGACCGCAACACCATCGCCAACACGGCTTCCATCGCTGAGTTGTACCTGGCCGGCAAAGACATGGTGCCGCTGGTGGGCATGTTTCGACAGGGGGAAGAGACTCTGGTGAGCTATGCACAAAGGTGCACCTTGGTCATCGACAGTGACGCTGACCTGGCCAGGAGGATAGAGCAGATGAAGGCTAGTGGTGAGCTTCTGCCCATCTCAGGGAAGAGGTCGAGGATGTCGGCCTCCCATCCACCACTGCTGggggctgctgcagagagcaTTTTAATAGGCTGA
- the anxa13 gene encoding annexin A13, which yields MGNCQPTIVPYEDFDVVADIKAIRKACKGFGTDEQAIIDILANRSSDQRQEIKRAYFEKYDDELVDVLKSELSGNFEKAILAMLDPPVIYAVKELRKAMKGPGTDEDVLVEILCTATNADVALFKECYFQVHERDLEADIEGDTSGDVRNLLTALLQGVRDESYEVDEDLAEQDATALFEAGEGCFGTDESTFSHILASRNYLQLQATFKIYEQLSGTEILDAIENETSGTLKKCYTALVRVAKNPQLYFARRLNDAMKGAGTDEDTLIRIIVCRSEFDLETIKDMYLEKYDVSLKDALKDECSGDFKRLLLSVCH from the exons ATGGGAAACTGTCAA CCGACCATCGTGCCCTATGAGGACTTTGATGTGGTAGCTGACATCAAGGCCATCCGCAAAGCCTGCAAAGGCTTTG GAACGGACGAGCAGGCCATCATTGACATCCTGGCAAACCGCAGCTCGGATCAACGTCAGGAAATTAAAAGGGCCTATTTTGAGAAGTACGATGAT GAACTGGTGGACGTGTTGAAGAGCGAGCTGTCGGGGAACTTCGAGAAGGCCATTCTGGCCATGCTGGACCCGCCCGTCATCTACGCCgtgaaggagctgaggaaggcCATGAAGGGGCCGGGCACCGACGAAGACGTGCTGGTGGAGATCCTCTGCACCGCCACCAACGCT GACGTCGCCCTGTTCAAGGAATGCTACTTCCAGG TGCACGAGCGTGATCTGGAGGCAGACATCGAGGGCGATACGAGCGGGGACGTGAGGAACCTGCTCACAGCTCTTCTGCAG GGCGTCCGAGACGAGAGCTACGAGGTGGACGAGGATCTGGCTGAGCAGGATGCCACCGCCCTGTTCGAG GCGGGCGAGGGCTGTTTTGGCACCGACGAGTCCACCTTCAGCCACATCCTGGCCTCCAGGAATTACCTACAGCTGCAGGCCACGTTCAAGATTTATGAGCAG CTGTCTGGAACCGAGATCCTGGATGCCATCGAGAACGAGACGTCGGGGACCCTGAAAAAGTGCTACACCGCTCTCG TGCGAGTTGCTAAGAACCCTCAGCTCTACTTCGCCAGACGCCTGAACGACGCCATGAAGGGAGCCGGCACCGACGAGGACACCCTCATACGCATCATAGTGTGTCGCTCTGAG tTTGACTTAGAGACCATCAAAGACATGTACCTGGAGAAGTACGACGTGTCTCTGAAGGACGCCCTGAAGGACGAGTGCAGCGGCGACTTCAAgcgcctcctcctgtctgtctgtcactga